A single window of Anomaloglossus baeobatrachus isolate aAnoBae1 chromosome 9, aAnoBae1.hap1, whole genome shotgun sequence DNA harbors:
- the LOC142250556 gene encoding L-threonyl-[L-threonyl-carrier protein] 4-chlorinase-like, which yields MKTDSNQMKDVYDTNGFLTAVDVLDEKELHQAQKEHGKLEEKFGKEYTQYNLHNIHMEYEWVMNLAAHPNLLKAITAVLGPNVILLDSRFICKYPSSEVPHKDNTPPYVAWHQDIKYWGFEGGPVASVWLAFDDVDAENGVLQIIPESHKQGILEHRIAEIPGNMLTANQEIPGHLVNVEDLVECPLKAGQMSVHDGLTVHASEPNMSDRRRCGFVIRYVPTTAYPVKDPERPRTFPATVLVAGTDEYKHFQDHAPNFFTKTS from the exons ATGAAGACTGACAGTAATCAGATGAAGGACGTCTATGACACCAATGGCTTCCTGACGGCAGTTGATGTATTAGATGAGAAGGAATTGCACCAAGCTCAGAAGGAGCATGGAAAGCTGGAAGAGAAGTTTG GTAAAGAGTACACTCAGTACAATCTACATAACATCCACATGGAGTATGAGTGGGTGATGAATCTCGCTGCCCATCCCAATCTCCTGAAAGCCATCACAGCTGTACTGGGCCCTAACGTCATTCTTTTAGACTCCAGATTTATCTGTAAATATCCATCCTCCGAGGTCCCACACAAAGATAACACTCCCCCCTATGTTGCCTGGCATCAGGATATCAA ATACTGGGGATTTGAAGGAGGACCAGTGGCTTCTGTATGGCTGGCATTTGATGATGTTGATGCAGAAAATGGAGTCCTACAAATCATTCCCG AGAGTCATAAACAAGGTATTCTGGAGCACAGAATTGCAGAGATCCCCGGGAACATGCTGACGGCAAACCAGGAGATCCCAGGGCACCTGGTGAATGTAGAAGACCTGGTGGAGTGTCCACTTAAAGCCGGTCAGATGTCT GTCCACGATGGTCTGACTGTTCATGCCAGTGAGCCCAACATGTCTGACAGGCGAAGATGTGGATTTGTCATCCGTTATGTTCCTACGACAGCTTATCCTGTGAAG GACCCAGAACGTCCCAGGACTTTTCCTGCAACTGTTCTGGTGGCGGGAACAGATGAATATAAGCACTTCCAGGACCACGCTCCTAATTTCTTCACCAAGACATCTTAA